A single window of Neisseria chenwenguii DNA harbors:
- the truA gene encoding tRNA pseudouridine(38-40) synthase TruA codes for MQPTSPTIQRWALTLSYDGSLFFGWQKQADGLPTVQTALEQALGKIACHPVCVTVAGRTDTGVHATAQVVHFDTTAIRSPQAWIRGVNANLPRGIAVLTAQTVASDFHARFDAFGRRYRYLLQSAPVRSPLLIGRAGWTHHRLDTVKMKQAAALLVGEHDFSSFRAAQCQAKSPVKTIYRARISGNPEWISLDLHGNAFLHHMVRNIMGALVYVGSGRLSVAEFSGLIEAKSRLKAPPTFMPDGLYLTGVDYPPEYGIAAVSLPEWLKICGNYG; via the coding sequence ATGCAGCCGACCTCTCCGACAATCCAACGCTGGGCGCTGACCCTGTCTTACGACGGCAGCCTTTTTTTCGGCTGGCAGAAGCAGGCAGACGGCCTGCCGACCGTTCAGACGGCCTTAGAACAGGCATTGGGCAAAATTGCCTGCCACCCCGTCTGCGTTACCGTTGCCGGCCGCACCGACACAGGCGTTCACGCCACGGCACAAGTCGTCCATTTCGACACAACCGCCATCCGCAGTCCGCAGGCATGGATACGGGGCGTTAACGCCAACCTGCCGCGCGGCATTGCCGTTCTTACCGCCCAAACCGTCGCCTCCGACTTTCATGCCCGCTTTGACGCTTTCGGCCGCCGCTACCGCTACCTGCTCCAATCCGCGCCCGTCCGTTCGCCCCTGCTTATCGGCAGGGCAGGCTGGACGCACCACCGTTTGGATACCGTAAAAATGAAGCAGGCCGCCGCCTTGCTGGTCGGCGAACACGATTTTTCCAGTTTCCGCGCCGCCCAATGCCAGGCCAAATCTCCCGTCAAAACCATCTATCGGGCCCGAATCAGCGGCAACCCCGAATGGATTTCGCTTGATTTGCACGGCAATGCCTTCCTGCACCACATGGTGCGTAACATCATGGGCGCGCTGGTGTATGTCGGCAGCGGCAGACTCAGCGTCGCAGAATTTTCCGGCCTTATCGAAGCCAAAAGCCGCCTCAAAGCGCCGCCGACCTTTATGCCTGACGGCCTTTATCTCACCGGCGTCGATTACCCGCCCGAATACGGCATTGCCGCTGTTTCCCTGCCTGAGTGGCTCAAAATATGCGGAAACTATGGTTGA